The DNA window GGCTGCATCTGCCAGCCCTTTAGCTAAACACTTGGTGCCGACGTCAAATGAAGCAACCTCAAACTTGCCAAGAGGACCATTCCACCAAACGGTTTTATGTTGCTTAGCGCAGTTCAGGATTTCTGCGACAGAATGCTCGCCGATGTCCATAATCATGTTTCCGTCGCCTATATTATTAACTGATACTGTCCGGCCATCGTCCAGCACTACATCAGAAGGCAGTATTAACTTGCAAGCATTGTGTTTGGCTGTTTCCGTCACGCATTTGGCGGTATCCAACAGATCAGGTTCAAACAATGACTGGCCTATGGAAACTCCCTGCGCTACCAGAAAGGTATTTACCATGGCCCCCGCAACGCAGAGGGTATCAACCTCCATGGCTAAGCTTTGCAAAAGCTTCAGCTTAGATGAAACTTTTTTGCCACCAACTATGGCCATTAGGGGTCTAGTTGGATTTTTAATATGCCTGTTGAGCTCTAGTAAAGTCTCTTGCAAAAACAAACCGGCATAGGCGGGTAGATACCTTGGTATACCTACGATTGACGTATGCTTACGGTGAGAAACAGAAAATGCATCGTTTACATATACATCGGCCATTGAGGCCATTTTCTTTGCAAATTGGTCTGTGTTTTCTTCTTCAGATGGGACGCTTCTTATGTTTTCCAGTAAAAGCACATCACCAGGATGCATTTTTGACACAATGTTTGTGGCCTCTGGTCCTGCGCATGATGGGCAAAACTTTACCGAAAGTTTCATTAAATCAGAAAGGTGGTCAGCCACTGGTTTAAGAGAGGCTGGCCCTTCAGATGAAACTATATGAGAGCATAAAATAACTGAAGCCTTTCTGTCCTTAAGATACCGAATCGTTGGGATTGAGTCTTTGATCTTAGTGTCGTCCTGAATTATGCCGTTTTCGATTGGTATATTAAAGTCAACGCGAAGCAGTATTTTTTTGCCTGCCAGTCCTATGCGATCTGCTTCATTTAGAGTTTTCATTGGTAACTGCCACGATACCTAAAAGAGACGGTATCCTGAAATTATTGCTATTTACTTAACAATTTTTGGTTTTGAATGTGCCCTTGAAAGCTTTTTGAAAATTTGTGTTGACCGGACGGTTGGCCACCTTCAGAAGCAAAAAAGAGAAAATCGGTTTCCGCTGGATAGATAGCGGCCGTAAGGCTTGATTTTGATGGATTGCAGATAGGCGCCGGAGGCAATCCTTTAAGTCGGTATGTATTATATGCGCTTTCATTGAAGAGCTGTAGTTTGGTTATTTTTGAATTACGTCGTCTCTTTTGCCCGTAGTTTACTGAATATATTACGGTTGGGCATGCTTGTATTCTCATATTATTTTTTAACCTATTTAGATATATGCTGGCAACGATGCGTCGTTCTTCATCGTGCGCTGTTTCTTTTTCGACTATCGAGGCTAATGTTAGAACCTGCCTAACGTTGAACTTTTTTTGCACTAGAAATTTGCTTAATGATTTTTCCCTTAAGTATTGCATTCTGTCGATCATCGACTGCCTGCTGTCCCCAGGAATATAGTGGTAGTTGGATGGAAACAACATGCCTTCCATAGGTATACGCGTAATATATCCAGTCATAGTAGGAGTATCAGCAAGCCTTTTTATCACTTGAGCATTGGTAAACCCGGTCGGGAATACAAGTTGCAACATTTGTGGAGATTGTTTAACCAAAGACCTTATGAAATTAAGTAGACTAGTACTTTGCGCTATATCGTACTTGCCCGGCGGAAGATCTCTGCCTTTAAGTACCCAAATAACGACAACCGCCAGTCTGGCGAATAAAGGGTCAGGCGCTATACGGCTTTCGTACAAGGTCTTAGCAACGGCTGCAAGGCGGACTGGCTTGTAAATCAGCAAACTCGTTTCCTGATGCTTTCTTGCAGGAAACAAAGATCTGGCAAGATACAGCGAAAGCAGGAACAGCAAAAATACGGTAAGCTGCTTATTTAAATTTCTTAAAGACAAGGCTTGAATTTGTTCCCCCAAAACCAAATGAGTTAGAGAGAGCTATATCAACATGCTTTTCCTTCGCAACAAGCGGAACCAAATCGATACCAAGGTCGGCTGGCGGGCGATGCAGGTTAAGCGTTGGGGGAACGATACTGTCTTGTATGCTCATGATGGAAAAGATTGCCTCTACCGCACCGGCAGCGCCCAATAAATGCCCGGTTGACGACTTGGTTGATGACATACAGACTGACTTTGACTCATTTCCCAGTACCTTCATAACCGCCTGTAGCTCAGCAATATCGCCAGCCGGAGTCGAAGTTCCATGCGCGTTTATATAGTCCAAATCTTTGGCATCTATCTCAGCGTCTTTAATGGCGGCCAGCATGGATCTGTAGGCTCCGTCGCCGTTTTCTGCAGGTGCGGTAATATGATATGCGTCGCTTGACACCCCATATCCAGCAATTTCGGCATATATTTTTGCTCCGCGTTTCTTGGCATGCTCAAGCTCTTCAAGCACCAGCACCCCAGATCCATCGCCCATAACGAAGCCGTCACGATCTTCATCCCAAGGCCTTGATGCTTCAGAGGGCGTGTCGTTGAATCTGGTTGACAGTGCTTTTAGCGCGCAAAACCCTGCAACCCCAAGCTTGCATACCGCGGCTTCTGTGCCGCCAACCACCATAACGTCGGCGGCATTTCGCTGAATAATCCTGGTCCCCTCGCCAATTGCGTGTGATCCAGACGTACAAGCTGTTACTACTGATAAGTTTGGCCCTTTAAATTCGAATTTAATCGAAACGTGTCCAGACGGCATATTGATAAGGCTTGCAGGAATAAAAAAAGGACTTACCCTACGACAGCCTTTCTCATGAATATCGATTGCTGTTTCATAAATGGTTGAAAGTCCGCCTATACCCGCGGCAATAAGTACGCCTGTACGCTCTTTTTCATACTCATTTGCGGCTTCACCAGGCGGCAATCCCGCATCCTCGACGGCCTGAGTTGCTGCGGCCATCGCATACACAACAAACCGGTCCATTTTTTTGAGGTCTTTAGGTTCAATCCAATCAGTCGGCTGAAATAAGTTGCTGGATCCGTCGGGGTTTTCTTCTGATGGGACTAAGCCTGCAATCTTTGACGGCAGGTCTTCTGTGTCAAAATGCTTTATTTTCCTGATACCGGACACGCCGGACTTAAGCCTTTTCCAGCTCGAAGCAACATCACACGCCAGAGGTGTGACCGCACCCAACCCTGTTACAACTACTCGACGCGCCTGCACTCGGGGTCAGCCTTTATGATGTTCCTTGACGAAATTGACGGCGTCGCCAACAGTCCTGATTTTTACCAGAGCATCATCTGGAATTTCTACAGAAAACTCTTCTTCAAATTTCATAGCAATATCGGCGGTATCCAGGCTGTCGGCGCCGAGATCATCCTCGAACTTGGCAGATTCTGTTACTTTACTTGCGTCAACTGCAAGCTTTTCTATAACGATTTGCTTAACGCGTGCTGCAATGTCTTGAGTCATTATTCGCTTCCCCTACCCTGAAAATAACAAATTTAGGGCACTCTATATAAAAACTTAACGTCTGTCACTTATTAAATTGCAAGCGCAACTAGTTCTGAGAGGCTCAAGCGTCCGTACAACAAGGCGTAAACCGAAGCAAACAGCGGCATATCTGCCTCGATTTGACAATGTTTTTCGTATTTACGGCTTATTTGCGGCCAGGCCTTGATGGTTAACGCTCCTTCGGCCAAAGGATTTTGATCAAGGCCGACGTTATCTAAGGGAAGCGCTACCTCGTTGCGTGCGATTTTTAACCCCAGAGTGTGATTTCTGGACACAGAGTTAAAGCAAGTCATAACTATGTCGCCTATGCCGCTTAAACTGAGGATTGTGTCGCTGTGACCGGTTGTTTTTTGTATAAACGTGGCTATTTCCCGTATTCCTTTGGCCAGCACAGTTGACTCGGCCCCATCGCCAAGATTAAGCCCTCGAATTATGCCTGTAACGATTGCCAAAACGTTTTTAAAAGCTCCACAGATCTGAACGCCAATCAGGTTTTCTGTTGGAACAACCTTAAAGCCTTTAGTTGATAATTCTTCTGCCAGTGCTAAGGCACCTTTCAGGTCTTGTCCAGCCAAATTGACGGCTGTAGGCATGTTTCTGGAAATTTCTGCTGCGAAAGACGGACCAGAAAGAACAAACACTGGATTACTGAAGTTTTGGCTTATCAGCTCGCTCATGAAAAGGCCGGTAGCTTGCTCGATGCCTTTAGAGCAGGAGATGAGCGGCAATTTATCTGAAATTAGACTATCAATCTGCGTACATACTTTCCTTACGGCTTGGGCCGGAACAGCAATAAATACCGCTTTGCTGAGCCCTATTGTTGAAAAGTCTGTTGAGGCGGTTATGCCTGGGTCAAGCTTGATATCACCTAGAAACTGACGGTTAGTGTGCTGTTCGTTGATCTCATCAACCACGCTGGCAATATCATTATAGAGCCTGATCTTGTGTTTTTGACTAAGAACCTGGGCAAGCGCGGTTCCATAGGCTCCAGCGCCAATTATTGCAATATCCATCTCGATGCCTCGATTGATTTCTGCGACTATAATTGGTATGAGGGGCATTAATAAACGGTTAATATTACCGGATGCCCTCACTTATAAATTTTACCCTAAATCATATGCAGTTGCTCTTGGGCGCGTGCATTTGTCTGTCGGCCTTTTACATAAACCTTCCGGTATCCGTGTTTTATTTCGCAATAATATGCCTGGCAGTACATTTTTTTCGAGAATGCAGCGACAAGCTAGCATGGTTCAAAGAGCGAAAAGTTATATTTGCCGTTTCAGGGGCTTTTGCGCTTTTTGCTGTCGCAAGCCTTGTTTGGTGTGAAGATTTTTCAAACTGCCTGCGGCCAACAGTAAAACTGGCGGCATACGTGATTGTTGTCGCAGCATTTATAAAGTGGTTAACGTTTTTTGGCACGCGAAACGAATACGGCGATTCTTTGCGGCGGGACACGACGATCTTTATATGCTTATTCGCAGTAGTTTTAGCGTTTATCGCAATGGACGCTATGCTAAAATTCCGCATTATCAAGAGCATATATCAGTTCGATGTGCTCAAGACTCTTGGAATCAATGTCGCCTTATACAGAACTTATTACAGATGGTCATTTGCTGCAGCGGTGCTTACATGCCCAATTGCAGTTATATGTTGCATAAGACGAAAATTCATTATTGCCGGCATCATTTGCTTGATTTCGTTTTGGAGTCTATCTCACGTAGAAAACGATAGCGGTGTTTTAGGTCTTATCGCGTCTATGTTTATTTTTGCCATGAGCTATCTGCGTTTCAGCTTTACGTCCAAGCTGTTTAAAACGGGACTTTTGGTGCTAAGTATACTACCAATTTTTTATAACTCAGTGGTGGATCCAAGAAAGCTGTATGAAAGCTTTCCACTACTTAGAAGCAGTACAAGCTGGTTTCACAGGATCATAATTTTAGGCTCACATGCAGAGATGATATCGCGGCATCCTTTTCTGGGAACTGGCATTGGTTCTGCGAGACAATCAAGGCTACATCCAGCAGAAAAGTACAGCAAAGATTGGTTAAGACTAGCCAGAGGCAAGGTCTCTTTGTACGAATACTCTAATATGCAGTTTGTTAAAGCTATTCTTTCGAGTGCGGTGCCAAATCCAAGAGGGCAGCGCGCTTGCTTTATATCTCCCTTGACGGGACAATTAGTTTTTCAGCACCACCTTACTAGGGTAACAGGCATGAGATGCTCTCAACTCTGGTCTACCTTAGATGATGAGGAAATCGCAAACTTCTTCCGCATCCCGGTTCAGCCACACAACATTATTTTCGATATATGGGCGTCGCTAGGGATAATTGGCGTCATGTTTTATCTAATCGTAAATTTTTGGATTATCGACAGGATTGGCAAGATAAAACACAGAGCATTCAGGGCTGGTTGTTTGGGCTCACTATCTGCAGCTACGGCAGTTTCGCTGGTTAATTACAGTTTTGTTAACAGCTGGTGGATGTACAGCTTCCCAGTCTTAGGCGGTATAATATACCTTATGTCCAGGGAAGCTGACGCTCAGGTTGCCAAAGAAAATTTATAAACCCAATTAAGTTATTCAAGAAAAACGGTGCGATGACTTTCGTTGACAATCCAGTAAAGAGAGCGAGAAAAAATGGCGTGTTGCTGGCAGCACACAGAGGAACTTTTGGAGGTAATATCATACAAAATACGATTCCTGCCTTTGAAAATGCACTAAAGCACGGAGCAGATATTCTGGAGCTTGACGTTGCAAAAACAATAGATGGGGATTTCTTTGTTTTTCACATTGGCCAGGAATCGTGTCTGCTGGGAACGAATCAAAAGCTGGATACCATGACCACTAATCAGGTCTTAAGTTATAATCTTTACAATAGTATACAAGAAATTACATCTCAGAAAATCAATACATTAAGCGATGTCCTTGATCATTTTAAACAAAAATGTTTGATCAATATCGATCGTGGATGGTTTTATTGGGAAGACCTCATTCGCTATCTTGAAAATAAAGGCATGAAAGATCAGATTATCCTGAAAAGCCCTCCGGAAATTGAATTTTTAAAACAGCTTGAAGACAGCCAAACAGGCATCATGTATATGCCGATTATACGAAGGCAGAGACATCTTGAGTGCGTCATATCACATAAAATCAACTTGGCGGCAGTGGAGGTTATTTTTTCTTCCGACGATCATGAATTAGCTCAAGCACAATTCATTGAGGAAATGCATAATAGAGGACTTCTTCTTTGGGTAAATGCAATTGTGCTAAATGATAAAACTATTTTAAGCGGCGGTCATGATGATAACCGCGCTATTACTCAAAATATGCATGACGCTTGGGGTTGGTTAATTGATCGAGGATACGACATAATCCTGACTGACCGGCCGCTGCTGTTTAAGTCGTACATAGCTAAGCGTCAATCAGCCAATAACAATTCACTTACCCAGCATGAGGTCTAAGGCTTCGAATCCATTGCGGGTCTTTTGCACGCGCATAATTACTTTTTGCTCGGGCGCGAGATTTTGAAGTCCTAATCGTCTCAATATTGACGAATGAACAAATATGTCGTCTTTTTTATCCCTAGAGCAGATAAAACCAAATCCTTTAATCGGATTATACCATTTAACAATACCGTCCAGTATCTCTGGCCCGCAACTTTTGGCTATGTGATCGACTTTGTATATCTCTGTAATCTGGTATTTATTGCCTTTTTGCGAAATATCGCACAGCAACCTATCACCAGGCTCTAGGTTCTTACATCCCGACTTATTAACCACCGAGAAATGAATGAAAATGTCCTCTAGTATCTTAGGATGCACTACAAAGCCATAGCCGCGATAGGGGCAAAACCACCTGAGTATGACCTCTTC is part of the Holosporales bacterium genome and encodes:
- a CDS encoding phosphoglycerate kinase codes for the protein MKTLNEADRIGLAGKKILLRVDFNIPIENGIIQDDTKIKDSIPTIRYLKDRKASVILCSHIVSSEGPASLKPVADHLSDLMKLSVKFCPSCAGPEATNIVSKMHPGDVLLLENIRSVPSEEENTDQFAKKMASMADVYVNDAFSVSHRKHTSIVGIPRYLPAYAGLFLQETLLELNRHIKNPTRPLMAIVGGKKVSSKLKLLQSLAMEVDTLCVAGAMVNTFLVAQGVSIGQSLFEPDLLDTAKCVTETAKHNACKLILPSDVVLDDGRTVSVNNIGDGNMIMDIGEHSVAEILNCAKQHKTVWWNGPLGKFEVASFDVGTKCLAKGLADAAKNLGVRVIAGGGDTVHALKKAGVDSKDYTYVSTAGGAFLEFIQDLTLPGIEALESAQPQSATKIAWA
- the mltG gene encoding endolytic transglycosylase MltG, with product MSLRNLNKQLTVFLLFLLSLYLARSLFPARKHQETSLLIYKPVRLAAVAKTLYESRIAPDPLFARLAVVVIWVLKGRDLPPGKYDIAQSTSLLNFIRSLVKQSPQMLQLVFPTGFTNAQVIKRLADTPTMTGYITRIPMEGMLFPSNYHYIPGDSRQSMIDRMQYLREKSLSKFLVQKKFNVRQVLTLASIVEKETAHDEERRIVASIYLNRLKNNMRIQACPTVIYSVNYGQKRRRNSKITKLQLFNESAYNTYRLKGLPPAPICNPSKSSLTAAIYPAETDFLFFASEGGQPSGQHKFSKSFQGHIQNQKLLSK
- the fabF gene encoding beta-ketoacyl-ACP synthase II produces the protein MQARRVVVTGLGAVTPLACDVASSWKRLKSGVSGIRKIKHFDTEDLPSKIAGLVPSEENPDGSSNLFQPTDWIEPKDLKKMDRFVVYAMAAATQAVEDAGLPPGEAANEYEKERTGVLIAAGIGGLSTIYETAIDIHEKGCRRVSPFFIPASLINMPSGHVSIKFEFKGPNLSVVTACTSGSHAIGEGTRIIQRNAADVMVVGGTEAAVCKLGVAGFCALKALSTRFNDTPSEASRPWDEDRDGFVMGDGSGVLVLEELEHAKKRGAKIYAEIAGYGVSSDAYHITAPAENGDGAYRSMLAAIKDAEIDAKDLDYINAHGTSTPAGDIAELQAVMKVLGNESKSVCMSSTKSSTGHLLGAAGAVEAIFSIMSIQDSIVPPTLNLHRPPADLGIDLVPLVAKEKHVDIALSNSFGFGGTNSSLVFKKFK
- a CDS encoding acyl carrier protein — encoded protein: MTQDIAARVKQIVIEKLAVDASKVTESAKFEDDLGADSLDTADIAMKFEEEFSVEIPDDALVKIRTVGDAVNFVKEHHKG
- a CDS encoding NAD(P)H-dependent glycerol-3-phosphate dehydrogenase; the encoded protein is MDIAIIGAGAYGTALAQVLSQKHKIRLYNDIASVVDEINEQHTNRQFLGDIKLDPGITASTDFSTIGLSKAVFIAVPAQAVRKVCTQIDSLISDKLPLISCSKGIEQATGLFMSELISQNFSNPVFVLSGPSFAAEISRNMPTAVNLAGQDLKGALALAEELSTKGFKVVPTENLIGVQICGAFKNVLAIVTGIIRGLNLGDGAESTVLAKGIREIATFIQKTTGHSDTILSLSGIGDIVMTCFNSVSRNHTLGLKIARNEVALPLDNVGLDQNPLAEGALTIKAWPQISRKYEKHCQIEADMPLFASVYALLYGRLSLSELVALAI
- a CDS encoding glycerophosphodiester phosphodiesterase family protein is translated as MTFVDNPVKRARKNGVLLAAHRGTFGGNIIQNTIPAFENALKHGADILELDVAKTIDGDFFVFHIGQESCLLGTNQKLDTMTTNQVLSYNLYNSIQEITSQKINTLSDVLDHFKQKCLINIDRGWFYWEDLIRYLENKGMKDQIILKSPPEIEFLKQLEDSQTGIMYMPIIRRQRHLECVISHKINLAAVEVIFSSDDHELAQAQFIEEMHNRGLLLWVNAIVLNDKTILSGGHDDNRAITQNMHDAWGWLIDRGYDIILTDRPLLFKSYIAKRQSANNNSLTQHEV
- a CDS encoding cold shock domain-containing protein; the encoded protein is MSDNSKTDTFGEDVRFENEEVILRWFCPYRGYGFVVHPKILEDIFIHFSVVNKSGCKNLEPGDRLLCDISQKGNKYQITEIYKVDHIAKSCGPEILDGIVKWYNPIKGFGFICSRDKKDDIFVHSSILRRLGLQNLAPEQKVIMRVQKTRNGFEALDLMLGK